In Tenacibaculum pacificus, a single window of DNA contains:
- a CDS encoding type II toxin-antitoxin system HigB family toxin — MRIISRRTLREFWEKHADSEQQLKAWYRETEKANWKNINELKIEYPSASVLKDNRIVFNIKGNNYRLIVKMNFEFQVSWILFIGTHAEYDKINANKL; from the coding sequence GTGAGAATAATATCAAGAAGAACACTACGAGAATTTTGGGAAAAACACGCTGATAGTGAACAACAATTAAAAGCTTGGTATCGTGAAACAGAAAAAGCAAATTGGAAAAATATAAATGAATTAAAAATTGAATATCCTAGCGCTAGTGTTTTAAAAGACAATAGAATAGTTTTCAATATTAAAGGAAATAATTATAGACTCATTGTTAAAATGAATTTTGAATTTCAAGTATCTTGGATTCTATTTATTGGAACTCATGCAGAATATGATAAGATTAATGCTAACAAATTATAA
- a CDS encoding TonB-dependent receptor — protein sequence MLFRISGGFYSQPPSYKELRDYDGKIHPKVKAQKSIHLVAGNDYSFTLWERPFKLTTELYYKNLTDLNAYSVDNVRIRYRADNATDAYAYGLDVRLNGEFVPGNDSWVSFGYLKTEENINNQGYIARPTDQRLKFSVLFQDYVPNIPDLKAYLNIVYNTGLPGGSPAYSDVYQYQHRLNDYKRADVGISYIFTDASKNNNTGFLTNFKELTVGLELFNLFDVRNSITNTWVRDAYSKQQYRIPNYMIGRVLNFKIGMEF from the coding sequence TTGCTTTTCCGAATTTCTGGAGGTTTCTATTCGCAACCACCATCTTACAAAGAATTACGTGATTATGATGGAAAAATTCATCCGAAGGTAAAAGCACAAAAATCGATTCATTTAGTTGCTGGAAACGATTATAGTTTTACACTTTGGGAACGTCCTTTTAAATTAACAACCGAATTATATTATAAAAATTTAACAGATCTAAATGCTTATTCTGTTGATAATGTTCGAATTCGATATCGTGCTGATAATGCTACAGATGCTTATGCCTATGGATTAGATGTTCGTTTAAATGGAGAATTTGTACCTGGTAACGATAGTTGGGTTAGTTTTGGTTATTTGAAAACAGAAGAAAACATAAATAATCAAGGATATATTGCTCGTCCAACTGATCAGCGTTTAAAATTTAGCGTATTATTTCAAGATTATGTACCTAATATTCCTGATTTAAAAGCGTATTTAAATATCGTTTATAACACAGGACTTCCTGGTGGATCGCCTGCTTATTCAGATGTATATCAATATCAGCATCGATTAAATGATTACAAACGTGCCGATGTTGGTATTTCTTATATTTTTACAGATGCTTCTAAAAATAACAATACAGGTTTCTTAACTAATTTTAAAGAATTAACGGTTGGTTTAGAATTATTTAATCTTTTTGATGTTCGTAATTCAATAACTAACACTTGGGTTCGTGATGCATATAGCAAACAACAATACAGAATTCCTAATTATATGATTGGCAGGGTTTTGAATTTTAAAATTGGTATGGAGTTTTAA
- a CDS encoding acyl carrier protein, with protein sequence MGLDSVELVMTIENKFGIEIPNDECEEIHKVQEFADSVFEKIKINPNEKCLSQIIFYRIRKTLEQFGNEKQIITPNSIISEFLKGINLDSDWKNFENKIGLKLPELVDLDYDKNLNKEVKFLGFKIFDRTEPVAENTIRKLTDWIISINHEELIKIENISSKYEVERIICGIIEDRIGVPVSEIELHHSITNDLGVD encoded by the coding sequence ATGGGACTAGATTCTGTTGAATTAGTAATGACAATTGAAAATAAATTTGGAATAGAAATTCCAAATGATGAATGTGAAGAAATTCATAAAGTTCAGGAATTTGCTGACTCTGTTTTTGAAAAGATTAAAATTAATCCAAATGAAAAATGTTTATCTCAAATCATTTTCTATCGTATTCGAAAAACATTAGAACAATTTGGAAATGAAAAACAAATTATTACTCCAAATTCAATAATATCTGAATTTTTGAAAGGAATAAATTTGGATAGTGACTGGAAAAATTTTGAAAATAAAATAGGACTAAAACTACCCGAACTTGTTGACTTAGACTACGACAAAAACTTAAATAAAGAAGTTAAATTTTTAGGTTTTAAAATTTTTGATAGAACTGAGCCAGTTGCAGAAAATACAATAAGAAAACTAACAGATTGGATAATCTCAATAAATCACGAAGAATTAATAAAAATTGAGAATATTTCAAGCAAATATGAGGTTGAAAGAATAATATGTGGAATAATTGAAGATAGAATTGGAGTTCCTGTTAGTGAAATTGAATTACATCATTCAATTACAAATGATTTAGGAGTTGATTAA
- a CDS encoding tyrosine-type recombinase/integrase: MKSQNSEKIPVTALKKIHRKKVVLVLLFKYNNAVINSVRNLKNFTWSKSLKGWVCPFSDDILIEVKEALIDIAIIKIDASVSKNIQHRGVKNRRTLTDENKEIIRDYVKYLQGKRYSESTVMTYFTFVADFINFIQPAPINSLTNRNVELFIENVFIARKYSISSQRQFISALKLFVAFYPTCKINSFVLERPKRSKKLPSILSQQEVVTLLRVTKNLKHRAILALLYSAGLRISELINLELLHIDIARRQLFIQNGKGRKDRYVILADSFLPLLQNYISTYVPKRFFVESPSGTKYSASSVRKFLHTSTRLAGIKKNVTPHTLRHSYATHLLENGIGLRHIQELLGHSKPETTMIYTHVAKKDLLDIKSPLDTILSNLNKEPTLPKHFLDNGKNLI; the protein is encoded by the coding sequence ATGAAAAGTCAAAACTCAGAAAAAATACCTGTTACTGCTTTAAAAAAAATTCATAGAAAAAAAGTAGTGTTAGTTTTATTATTTAAATATAATAATGCCGTAATTAATAGTGTTCGAAATTTAAAAAATTTTACATGGAGTAAAAGTTTAAAAGGTTGGGTTTGTCCTTTTTCTGATGATATTCTTATAGAAGTTAAAGAAGCTTTAATTGATATCGCTATTATAAAAATAGACGCTTCGGTTTCTAAAAACATACAACATAGAGGAGTAAAAAATCGACGAACACTTACTGATGAAAACAAAGAAATTATTAGAGATTATGTAAAATATTTACAAGGAAAACGATATAGCGAGAGTACGGTGATGACTTATTTTACGTTTGTTGCAGACTTTATTAATTTTATTCAGCCTGCGCCTATTAATTCTCTGACTAACAGAAATGTTGAATTATTTATTGAAAATGTTTTTATAGCGAGAAAATATAGTATTAGTTCTCAGCGTCAGTTTATAAGTGCTTTAAAATTATTTGTAGCTTTTTACCCTACTTGTAAAATAAATTCATTTGTTTTAGAAAGACCTAAACGCTCTAAAAAACTTCCATCTATACTGTCTCAACAAGAAGTTGTTACTTTATTAAGAGTTACTAAAAATTTAAAACATCGTGCAATTTTAGCTTTATTATATTCTGCTGGATTACGAATTAGTGAATTAATTAATTTAGAATTACTACATATTGATATAGCTAGACGACAATTATTTATACAAAATGGAAAAGGCAGAAAAGATAGGTATGTTATTTTAGCTGATAGTTTTTTACCTTTATTACAAAATTATATTAGCACCTATGTTCCAAAACGATTTTTTGTTGAAAGTCCTTCAGGCACAAAATACTCTGCTAGTAGTGTCCGTAAATTTTTACATACCTCTACTCGACTTGCAGGAATTAAAAAAAATGTTACTCCACATACTTTACGTCATAGTTACGCAACTCATTTATTAGAAAATGGTATCGGGTTACGTCATATTCAAGAATTATTAGGACATAGCAAACCTGAAACTACAATGATTTATACACATGTTGCTAAAAAAGATCTATTAGATATTAAAAGTCCTTTAGATACTATTTTATCTAATTTAAATAAAGAACCTACACTCCCTAAACATTTTTTAGATAATGGAAAAAATTTAATATAA
- a CDS encoding helix-turn-helix domain-containing protein, with product MQIKPIKNETDYQEALNRLELIFEATKGTKKGDELEILTILIDKYENENFPIGMPDPIEAIKFRMEQMGMKQKDLAELVGFKSRVSEILNKKRKLTLKMIRKISDSLHIPTDVLIQEYIVE from the coding sequence ATGCAAATTAAACCTATAAAAAACGAAACAGATTACCAGGAAGCTCTTAATAGACTTGAATTAATTTTTGAAGCAACAAAAGGAACAAAAAAAGGAGATGAACTTGAAATACTTACTATTCTAATTGACAAATATGAAAATGAAAATTTTCCAATTGGAATGCCTGATCCTATTGAAGCTATTAAATTCAGAATGGAACAAATGGGAATGAAACAAAAAGATCTTGCTGAACTTGTTGGTTTTAAAAGTAGAGTAAGTGAAATTTTAAATAAAAAACGAAAACTAACTTTAAAAATGATTAGGAAAATTAGTGATTCGTTACATATACCTACTGATGTCTTAATACAAGAATATATTGTAGAATAA